One genomic window of Amphiura filiformis chromosome 3, Afil_fr2py, whole genome shotgun sequence includes the following:
- the LOC140148287 gene encoding chitotriosidase-1-like translates to MYSFAKLDGWPRVLTPYDWHDDANDNNYAKVTGLKNQNPNLKVFLALGGWTHGVQKFQEMAATATSRQQFINHAITFLRNRNFDGLDLDWEFPTAGDKEMFTLLCEELQAAFQVDAQTSGNTRLLLSAAVPAGYSHIDAEYDPGYDIPKVSAAVDFLNLMAYDLYTHWDSNKAGHHAALSSVSDDSIDDAKRVVEYAVDRWLEEGCPPNKLTLGIGTYGRSFTLTGSQTGIFAPASGAIPGTYTKQNGYWAYFEICEKLASGYTRVFDLDRGVPYAYGDGQWVGYDDEQSINIKVNFLKARNLGGAMIWAMDLDDFSGIVCNQGTWPLLNAIKTALNTTPTTVGTGGVDDGAGGTEDNGNIGGTGDGAGGTEDNGDTGGADDGTGGTEDNGDTGGAGDGTGGTEDNGDTGGAGDGAGGNTGGTGDDGIDLNFCDEKPDDLHSDPNDCISYYQCYSGGYTAHYSCPVGNVFNPNIKNCDWPYNYVCPETSGVTGQTDNGMGGTGDNGNTGGTGDGDGGTAESGEGAGGTGENGDTGIDLNFCYGRQDGLHADPNDCISYYQCYSGGYTAHYSCPVGNVFNPNIKNCDWPYNYVCPETFGGIGEIDDGADGTGDNGNPGGTGDGDGGTAESGEGAGGTGENGDTGIDLNFCYGRQDGLHADPNDCISYYQCYSGGYTAHYSCPVGNVFNPNIKNCDWPYNYVCP, encoded by the exons ATGTATTCCTTTGCAAAACTGGACGGCTGGCCCCGTGTACTTACTCCATACGATTGGCATGATGACGCCAATGATAACAATTATGCTAAGGTTACCGGTCTCAAAAATCAGAACccaaatttgaaggtatttcttGCTCTTGGAGGATGGACGCATGGTGTGCAAAAATTTCAAGAAATGGCAGCTACGGCAACATCGAGACAACAATTCATCAACCATGCCATCACGTTTTTGAGAAATCGTAACTTTGATGGTTTGGATCTTGACTGGGAATTCCCGACTGCGGGAGATAAAGAAATGTTTACTCTACTGTGTGAG GAATTACAAGCTGCCTTCCAAGTTGATGCTCAGACTTCTGGAAACACTCGTTTACTGCTGAGTGCTGCTGTTCCGGCCGGATATTCTCATATCGATGCTGAATATGATCCCGGATATGATATTCCAAAAGTATCTGC GGCAGTTGATTTCCTAAATTTGATGGCATATGATCTATATACGCACTGGGACTCCAACAAAGCGGGGCATCACGCGGCCCTTAGTAGTGTATCTGACGATAGCATTGATGATGCTAAAAGGGTGGTG GAATATGCAGTTGACAGATGGCTCGAGGAAGGCTGTCCACCGAATAAGTTGACATTGGGTATCGGTACTTACGGCAGGAGCTTCACTCTCACTGGATCACAGACTGGCATATTTGCACCTGCAAGTGGAGCAATACCAGGAACTTATACTAAGCAGAACGGTTATTGGGCTTATTTTGAG ATATGTGAAAAGTTAGCGAGTGGTTACACGAGAGTGTTTGATCTAGATCGAGGGGTTCCTTACGCCTACGGTGACGGACAATGGGTGGGGTATGATGACGAACAGAGTATAAACATCAAG GTTAACTTCCTAAAAGCCAGAAATCTAGGAGGCGCCATGATTTGGGCAATGGATCTGGATGACTTTTCAGGAATTGTCTGCAACCAGGGAACATGGCCCTTGTTGAATGCAATTAAGACAGCTCTTAATACCACTCCTACTACTGTGGGCACTGGGGGAGTAGATGATGGTGCAGGTGGAACTGAGGACAATGGGAATATTGGGGGAACAGGTGATGGTGCAGGTGGAACTGAGGACAATGGGGATACTGGGGGAGCAGATGATGGTACCGGTGGAACTGAGGACAATGGGGATACTGGGGGAGCAGGTGATGGTACCGGTGGAACTGAGGACAATGGGGATACTGGGGGAGCAGGTGATGGTGCCGGTGGAAATACTGGGGGAACAGGTGATGATGGTATTGACCTAAATTTCTGTGATGAGAAACCAGATGACCTTCATTCTGATCCAAACGATTGCATCTCATACTATCAATGCTATAGTGGTGGATACACGGCGCATTATAGCTGTCCTGTTGGCAACGTTTTCAATCCTAACATTAAAAATTGTGACTGGCCTTACAATTACGTCTGCCCAGAAACATCTGGGGTTACCGGGCAAACAGATAATGGTATGGGTGGAACTGGGGACAATGGGAATACTGGAGGAACGGGTGATGGTGACGGTGGAACTGCGGAATCAGGTGAAGGTGCCGGTGGAACTGGGGAGAATGGGGATACTGGTATTGACCTGAATTTCTGTTATGGTCGACAAGACGGACTTCATGCTGATCCAAACGATTGCATCTCATACTATCAGTGCTATAGTGGTGGATACACGGCGCATTATAGCTGTCCTGTTGGCAACGTTTTCAATCCTAACATTAAAAATTGTGATTGGCCTTACAATTACGTCTGCCCAGAAACATTTGGGGGTATCGGGGAAATAGATGATGGTGCGGATGGAACTGGGGACAATGGGAATCCTGGAGGAACGGGTGATGGTGACGGTGGAACCGCGGAATCAGGTGAAGGTGCCGGTGGAACTGGGGAGAATGGGGATACTGGTATTGACCTGAATTTCTGTTATGGTCGACAAGATGGACTTCATGCTGATCCAAACGATTGCATCTCATACTATCAGTGCTATAGTGGTGGATACACGGCGCATTATAGCTGTCCTGTTGGCAACGTTTTCAATCCTAACATTAAAAATTGTGATTGGCCTTACAATTACGTCTGCCCATAA